The DNA segment TAGATGAAACAGACGATCATGGCGTAATAAGAGGTGGATATTCGAAGTGGATGACACTGTATGAGACCCTCCTTTACGTAAATGAGGATTATCAACAGCTCCTCACATCTGCAGAAATCAAAGAAGATTCTTTGAATCAAAGGCTGGGGGGTTCACTGACATTAAACGTCGTGCTGAGGAGAAGTTGATGAGACCAACACAACGAAGTGAAGTGACAATCTCGCAAAAAAGTGTAAAAAGCAACGCCTCGAGCAGGATTTCTATCGAAAGAATTAAGGAGAGCCAAAGGAAGGCAGAACTTTTGGCGAGAAAAGCTGCCTTTCAGGAAAGACAGAAGATAGAAGAAGAAAAGCTAAAAACGAAAATGAAAGAAGAGGCGTTAGAGTTAGACACTAAAATCAAAGTGAGTGAGGCGAAGGAAAAAGTGTTGGACGAGCTCGAAAGCGTGTTACAGGACGATAGACTGTTTTCTAATATGGAGAGCCCAAAGACAGTGGGAGCAGACCAACACCATGGAACTGTTGGCCCAAATGCACAACAGACGTCAGTGTGGCAACCATACGTGCCACATTCCGATTGGACTCCTCAACTGAGAACGACATCGAAAAGTGCAGTTTCCGAGCCCCATATCACGTTCCAGGAACAGACAACGACACATGCCCAACCATCTCAACCGGTATCTAGACTTGCGACGACAGGAGCAAACATGTATAGTGACTTAAAAACTGTTGACAATGCTGGACACACCATTGCTCAGTACTTGAGCCGAAAGGATGTTCTGAAGGGCAGACTCTACTCTTTTAGTGGCAAATGCGAACACTACTTGTCATGGAAGGACACATTCACATGTGTTATGCTTGAGGTTGGTGCCAGTCCAGCGGAAGAACTTGACATGTTGTTGCGCTGGGCAGGTACAGGCTCAAGGCAGATTAGCAGCATAAAGTCTGCCAACTCGGACAATCCCCAACTTGGATTGTTTCGTGCATGGGATAGATTAGACACACAGTATGGCTCACCTGAAAGAGTAGAATTGGCCCTCAGAACCACACTTAACAATGTACCAAGGATCACATTTAAGgacaaaatgaaactttttgaCTTATCTGATGTGTTGGCCGAAATTTCTGCTATAAAAAGCAAACCGAAATACTCAGCTCTTCTTAGCTACTTGGACACTGCGGCCGGTGTTAATCCCACTATTAACAAACTGCCAGTACCATTCCAGAACAAATGGCGTGACAAGGCACTGTTTTACAAAAGATCACATAATGTCTTATTCCCACCTTTCacttatttttgtcaatttgtcaATGATATGGCTGTTGCATACAATGACCCTAGCTTTGATTTCGATGTTTCACAGGTTTCGCAGGGTACAAGCGACACAAGACAACGCCAACAACGCCCGACTTCAGTGACGGTCAACAAGACATTACAGAACGCGGAAAACGACCTGATCACCTTCCCTCTGCACAGAGACCGACACAAGCTCACCGAATGTAGAACTTTCAAGCACAAGAGCCTGGAAGAACGACGACAGCTCCTGAAACAGAACGGTATTTGTTTTAGGTGCTGTGCAGGCCGACACCTCTGCAGGGACTGTGTTGAAGCTGTCCGGTGCATTGAGTGTAGTTCAACAAACCACTCGACCCCGATGCACGTATTCAGAGCAGCTAGAGATCACGACGGGGAGAGAGGCCCCAAGCATGCGGAAGAGAGTTCAAGGCCTGACATGAAGGTTGATTCGAAGTGTACCGAGGTTTGCGGAAATAAACCAGGAAAATCATGTGCCAAAATTGTTTTAGTAGACATCATGCACAACGACAGCAAAAGGCCGCCTTTACGAACATATGCCATCATAGATGATCAAAGCAATCACTCACTTGCGA comes from the Mya arenaria isolate MELC-2E11 chromosome 13, ASM2691426v1 genome and includes:
- the LOC128215108 gene encoding uncharacterized protein LOC128215108 → MRPTQRSEVTISQKSVKSNASSRISIERIKESQRKAELLARKAAFQERQKIEEEKLKTKMKEEALELDTKIKVSEAKEKVLDELESVLQDDRLFSNMESPKTVGADQHHGTVGPNAQQTSVWQPYVPHSDWTPQLRTTSKSAVSEPHITFQEQTTTHAQPSQPVSRLATTGANMYSDLKTVDNAGHTIAQYLSRKDVLKGRLYSFSGKCEHYLSWKDTFTCVMLEVGASPAEELDMLLRWAGTGSRQISSIKSANSDNPQLGLFRAWDRLDTQYGSPERVELALRTTLNNVPRITFKDKMKLFDLSDVLAEISAIKSKPKYSALLSYLDTAAGVNPTINKLPVPFQNKWRDKALFYKRSHNVLFPPFTYFCQFVNDMAVAYNDPSFDFDVSQVSQGTSDTRQRQQRPTSVTVNKTLQNAENDLITFPLHRDRHKLTECRTFKHKSLEERRQLLKQNGICFRCCAGRHLCRDCVEAVRCIECSSTNHSTPMHVFRAARDHDGERGPKHAEESSRPDMKVDSKCTEVCGNKPGKSCAKIVLVDIMHNDSKRPPLRTYAIIDDQSNHSLAKAELFNQFDVKSPASPYSLKSCGGRVTLTGRQANGFEVRSIDGSERLELPIFTECDLIPDNRREIPTPEVAANHTHLRCIAESIPPLDNEAEILLLIGRDLMPAHYILDQRLGCENQPFAQKLRLGWVIIGECCLDGNHVPQDLNSMKTFINRNGRPSLMEPCENAFEKEALFATSRDDNRIGPSQEDKKFCSLMSTNMKRNEEGNWVAPLPFKEPRNILPNNRPNAVRRTASFVSSLQKDHVKKEHTLDFMEDLFEKGHAEKAPPLDPKEGAWYLPLFGVYHPKKKDRIRIVFDSSAKYNGLSLNDVLMTGPNLTNNLLGVLMRFRKGAVAVMADIQQMFNSFLVRQDHRRYLRFVWPEDNDLSNNLLDYQMNVHVFGNRPSPAVATYGLHKGAEMAASTVGKDVEKLVKRDFYVDDALTSHDSSEEAIDLLKRTQYALQEFGNIRLHKLCSNSRQVLAAFDKDDLAKDLKDLDLENEFPLQRSLGVCWNVQQDTFTFRVTLDDNAFTRRGVLSTINGLYDPIGLAAAFTITRNFYCEKVSPKPWAGMSPYLIGYWKDGLIGSNH